One window from the genome of Rhodopseudomonas sp. P2A-2r encodes:
- a CDS encoding HigA family addiction module antitoxin → MREEYLVPLGLSARALAKALDVPANRLSEIARGARDVSADTAIRLGCYFGTDPRFWLSLQIAHDLSKAEMTNNYKKIVPRPAT, encoded by the coding sequence TTGCGCGAGGAATACCTCGTCCCGCTGGGGCTGTCGGCACGGGCGCTGGCGAAGGCGCTCGACGTTCCCGCCAATCGCCTGAGCGAGATCGCGCGCGGCGCGCGCGACGTCAGTGCCGACACCGCGATCCGGCTGGGGTGCTATTTCGGGACCGATCCGCGGTTCTGGCTGAGCCTGCAGATCGCACATGACCTCTCCAAGGCGGAGATGACCAACAACTACAAGAAGATCGTTCCGCGCCCCGCGACGTGA
- a CDS encoding CHAT domain-containing protein, whose protein sequence is MDHPPDVIVLNACKSAGARRALLGVAKAIIVMEDSVSDTAAVAFAIKFYGAIASGQSLQAAFDQGSAGVAAVSLDEACTPALTIADGVNARKLFLP, encoded by the coding sequence GTGGATCATCCGCCGGACGTTATCGTTCTCAACGCTTGCAAAAGCGCCGGCGCGCGCAGGGCTTTGCTCGGCGTCGCAAAAGCCATCATAGTCATGGAAGATTCCGTCTCCGACACCGCGGCAGTCGCATTTGCGATAAAATTCTACGGAGCGATCGCGAGCGGCCAGTCTCTACAAGCCGCATTTGATCAAGGTTCTGCCGGTGTTGCTGCTGTATCTTTGGATGAGGCGTGCACACCAGCGCTCACAATTGCAGATGGTGTGAATGCAAGAAAGCTGTTTCTCCCCTGA